The stretch of DNA GACCTGTTCATCTATCCCGGCTTTCAGTTTCGGGTGGTTAGCGCCATGCTGACCAACTTCCACTTGCCGCGATCGACGCTGCTGATGCTGGTGGCGGCATTCGCGGGACGGGAGAATGTACTGGCCGCCTATCATCACGCGATCGAGCAGAAGTACCGCTTCTACTCCTACGGCGACTGCATGTTCATTGAATAAGGCATCGGCCCGGCCAAGGCGATGCCTCGGCTAACTCCTGGGCGACGCCGCTTTGGCCTTGCTCGCCGGCTTGGCTGCCGCCGGTTCCGGCTCGGACTGCTTCAGCATGTCGTCGATCATGGCGTAGAGCTGGGTGCGGTCCACCACCTCGATGAACGGCTTTCCGCGCTGCGTATTGCTCACAATGTAGATCGTCGGCGTGTGCTGGATGCCGGTCCGCTGGCCGAGCGCGTAATCGGCCTTGATGCGAGCTTCGAACTGGCCTTTCGGGTCCACCGCGAAGGGGAGCCTCAGTTTGTGCTCCTTGGCGAAGTTTTCCGCGAACTGGCGCACGTTGTCAGGCGTGATCTCGATCTGGTGGGCAAAGACCTGGGTGCGGAATTCGTCGCCGACCTTGGGCGAGATGGAGTCGAAATAATGCGCCAGGACGGCCGCCTGGAACGACCAGTTGTGCTGGGGCAGGGGGAAGTCGTAGTGCACGACGGGGATCTTGTAGGTGCGCGAGGCTTCCTGCAACAGGGGCCAGGCACGGGCGCAGTCGGGGCACTGCAGGTCTTCGAACACGACGATGGCGACGCGGGCGCCCTTGGGCGGCCGGAGGGCGGTGGTGTCGGCGGCGGTGGCCACCAACGATGCGGTCAGCAGGAGAGCCAGTAGCGATGCGAGCTTACGCAAGAAATCCTCTTCCTCAATCAATCTTGTCAGCAGCGTGAGAGCTGCTCCATGAGATGCGTTACCGCCGGGGGGAACGCTGCACATCCGTCCTCTTATCCTAAACGAAACGCGGTCAGTAGTGGAACGTGTAGCGGACCTGGCCGGAGAACGTGCGGGGATCGGCGTAATGTGTGCCCCCGAAGGTGTTGGCGTTGTCCAGCAGGTAGTGCCGGTTGGTCAGGTTCAGGGCGGTCAGTTGGACCGACCAGCTTTCGCCGATACTCTTGCCCAGCGACAGGTCGGCGGTGGTATGGGAGGCGAGGTGCTCCGGGCCTTCGCCGTCGAGGAACCCCGAGCCGTAGACCAGGTTCACCGAGGCCCAGGCGCGCCACGGCAGCGTCGTGGTGACGCCGGTGGTAAGCGTGTGACGCTGATCGTGGTCGAGGAAGAATGCTTCGTCGGGGATGGCGCTGAGGTCGATCAGGCCGCCGTTCACCGCTCCGAATCCCACCGCCCACTGGTGGGAGTAGGCCAGATGGAAGTCGGCGCGATGCAAGACGCGCGGCGACCGCAGCGTGACTTCCCAGCCCCGGATCCGGGCGCGTTCGATGGTGAGGGGCAGGAAAATATTTGAATTCCCGAGCGCGTCGTGGTCGAAGAAATTCCGCGCGGCGGTTCTGAAGTGCGCCAGGTCAAGGGTCCAGCCGCGGTAGGGCATCGCGACCCCAAACTCGTATTGCTCGTCCCTTTCCCCCCGCAAGGGCTGGAACGCGAATCCTTGAGTCAAGGCCAGATCCAGGAGCGGCCCGGAGACGGTGGTCAGCGGAGGCGGTTGATAGTAACGGCCGTAGAAGCCGCGCACTACCCAGTTCAGTCTCGGCACGACGATGGCCGCTCCGACCCGCGGATCGACAGCGGTTTCGCTGATGCTTCCGGAGAAGTGGGTCAGCCGTACACCGCCGTTCAAGGTCAGCCACTTGGTCACCTTGAACTGTTCTTCCAGGAAGCCCGCCACTACGCTACCCCACACGCTGTCGGACTCCGTGATCGGCGTGCCGGGCCCCGCAGGCCGCAGAGCGAAAAAGATATTTTCGTTCTGGGCGAATCCCTGGAAGCCCCAGTGCAGGTTGTGTCTTCCGCTGACCACCGCCAGGGTCGCGATCCCGCCGAAATAGTCGGAACGGTGATTGTCTTCCGGCGAGACCAATGGATCGTTGGGGCCGCCGAGGTAGTGGGCGCGATTGAGATGCACGAACGGCGCCACCGTGATCAGCAGGCCGTGCGGGGTGCTGTGCACCCAGGAGGCATTGACGAAAGCATCGCGCTCGTCCTCGACGTCGCGCACTCCGTCGGCCTGCTGCTGCGGAGTGTTGGGGATCTGATAGTGGTCTCCGCGCACCGCCGCCACCAACCGCAACTGGTCCGCCGGCGTCTTGTTGAAGATGAGGGAGGCAAATCCTCCCAGTCCGCTGCCCTGGTCGTGCAGAATCTCCGGAGAGGGCGTCTCCAATCCAAGGTCGGTGCGATTGCCGGTCAGGCTGGCAAAGTAGGCGAAGCGCTCGGTGTGGCTTCCACAACTCAATTGGTCGTCGGTCTGGTTGTAACTGCCGTAGTTCAGAGCCACCTCGCATTGCCGCGAGCTCTCGAAGCCGGAGCGGGTCACCGCGTTGAAGACCCCGTAGATGCGGTCGCCATATTCGGCAGAGAGACCGCCGCGTTGCACTTCCAGAATGTCGATATTCTTGGGGTCGACCTGGGGGCCGACGTTGGTGGCAATATTCGTGTTGGGGAGCGGGATGCCGTCGAGCATCCAGGTGGACTGATGTCCCCCGCGGACATGCAACTGGTCGTGAGCGATGTAGGCGCCGGGTACGAAATCGGTGATCATCGCGAGGCTGTTGGTGCGCTCCGCGCCTGGTGTCGTCCGAATCTCTTCGCGCACGATGACGCTGGCGGGGGTAGACGACGTGGGATCCACCATGGATGGGCTTCCCCGCACCTCGACTTGTTCTGTGACTCGAGCGACAGTCAGAGCGAAGTGCAAGTCCGCGACCTCTCCCGACCGGAGCAGCACCCTGCGGGACTCTGGCTGGAAGCCCGGCTCTACGACCGTGACCCGGTACTCGCCGATGGGGACAGCAGAGAACTCAAAACTCCCTGCCTGGTCGCTAACGGAATCCTTTTGCCACTCCGAGGCGGCCGCTTTGAGGGTGATCTGCGCTCCCGAGATCGGCCGGTGCTGCGGATCATGGACCAGCCCTTTTACCGTCCCGAAGATGGAGGCGTGGACCGCCAGCGAGCAGGCGAGCAGCCCGATCATCACGGATTGACGAACGAATCTCATAGAAGTCCTCAGAAAAACGGGATCACCGCGCCGGCCGCGTGGCCGGACGGTTCTCGGGGCCTGGAAAATCCCGGGGTCAGTGCGAGCTAGAGGGAGGTGCGCGCTGGCTGGGCTTTGCTGCCTGCTCGCCGGAGGCGCAGGCGGAGGAGAACTCGTGGACCAAGGGGTGGTCGTCGTGGCTCGCGATACCGAAGCCGGCCGGAGAGACCCGCGGCGCCTGCTGGGCCGTTACCAGGCTCTGGCACCCGCTGCAATGAAGTCTGGCGTCACGGAACGACTGCTCGGTGGGCTGGGGGCAGTGATGTCCGCCCCGGCGGCAGCAGGAGGGCCGGGGAGTGACATAGCTGGCCAGCGCGGCTGGAGACAGCCAGCTCGCCAGCAACAGCAGCAGTACAAGTCGGGCCCCCACGATCCGCATGGCCCGGCATTATAGAGCACGGCTGGCGACGCCGGCGGAGGAATGGCGATCGGGGCAGTTGAGCCGCTATTTTCCCGCATG from Terriglobales bacterium encodes:
- a CDS encoding thioredoxin domain-containing protein, whose product is MRKLASLLALLLTASLVATAADTTALRPPKGARVAIVVFEDLQCPDCARAWPLLQEASRTYKIPVVHYDFPLPQHNWSFQAAVLAHYFDSISPKVGDEFRTQVFAHQIEITPDNVRQFAENFAKEHKLRLPFAVDPKGQFEARIKADYALGQRTGIQHTPTIYIVSNTQRGKPFIEVVDRTQLYAMIDDMLKQSEPEPAAAKPASKAKAASPRS
- a CDS encoding TonB-dependent receptor, producing the protein MRFVRQSVMIGLLACSLAVHASIFGTVKGLVHDPQHRPISGAQITLKAAASEWQKDSVSDQAGSFEFSAVPIGEYRVTVVEPGFQPESRRVLLRSGEVADLHFALTVARVTEQVEVRGSPSMVDPTSSTPASVIVREEIRTTPGAERTNSLAMITDFVPGAYIAHDQLHVRGGHQSTWMLDGIPLPNTNIATNVGPQVDPKNIDILEVQRGGLSAEYGDRIYGVFNAVTRSGFESSRQCEVALNYGSYNQTDDQLSCGSHTERFAYFASLTGNRTDLGLETPSPEILHDQGSGLGGFASLIFNKTPADQLRLVAAVRGDHYQIPNTPQQQADGVRDVEDERDAFVNASWVHSTPHGLLITVAPFVHLNRAHYLGGPNDPLVSPEDNHRSDYFGGIATLAVVSGRHNLHWGFQGFAQNENIFFALRPAGPGTPITESDSVWGSVVAGFLEEQFKVTKWLTLNGGVRLTHFSGSISETAVDPRVGAAIVVPRLNWVVRGFYGRYYQPPPLTTVSGPLLDLALTQGFAFQPLRGERDEQYEFGVAMPYRGWTLDLAHFRTAARNFFDHDALGNSNIFLPLTIERARIRGWEVTLRSPRVLHRADFHLAYSHQWAVGFGAVNGGLIDLSAIPDEAFFLDHDQRHTLTTGVTTTLPWRAWASVNLVYGSGFLDGEGPEHLASHTTADLSLGKSIGESWSVQLTALNLTNRHYLLDNANTFGGTHYADPRTFSGQVRYTFHY